In a single window of the Renibacterium salmoninarum ATCC 33209 genome:
- a CDS encoding DNA alkylation repair protein, whose translation MFNDSFTGTVRDALEAQADAERAKSMAAYMKSYMPYRGVPKPQVRKIMMTAARAYPFADAADLLSTATKLWREANCREERYIATALTEFKLAKGNLDFLPFYEEVVSAGAWWDHVDEMAHRILDLLLAHGKTMDPKVRQWSTDSGFWFRRLAIISQLHAKTSTDLGLLSDVIEPNMADPEFFVRKAIGWALRDYARTDPDWVRRFVAERSAALSPLSQREALKHLS comes from the coding sequence ATGTTCAACGACTCCTTCACCGGTACAGTGCGGGACGCTCTCGAAGCACAAGCAGATGCCGAGCGCGCAAAGTCGATGGCGGCCTATATGAAATCATATATGCCCTATCGAGGCGTACCAAAACCACAAGTTCGAAAAATCATGATGACGGCGGCCAGAGCATATCCGTTTGCCGACGCCGCCGATTTACTGAGCACCGCAACGAAACTCTGGCGTGAAGCCAACTGTCGAGAAGAACGGTACATTGCCACGGCGCTAACAGAATTTAAATTGGCCAAAGGAAATCTCGATTTTTTACCCTTCTATGAAGAGGTGGTCTCTGCTGGCGCTTGGTGGGACCACGTCGATGAAATGGCCCACCGGATCCTCGACCTCTTATTAGCACATGGCAAAACCATGGATCCGAAAGTTCGACAATGGAGCACAGACTCTGGCTTCTGGTTCCGCCGGCTAGCCATCATCAGTCAGCTTCACGCTAAAACCTCAACCGATCTAGGGCTGCTCAGCGACGTCATTGAGCCTAATATGGCCGACCCAGAATTCTTCGTCCGGAAGGCCATCGGCTGGGCCTTGCGGGACTATGCCCGCACCGATCCGGATTGGGTCCGACGGTTCGTCGCTGAGCGAAGTGCAGCACTTAGTCCGCTATCCCAGCGCGAGGCTCTCAAACACTTGAGCTAA
- a CDS encoding glycosyltransferase 87 family protein: protein MSVSLSTRFHQPRSLWLTFGVLHLLILILLLPLIVSGQVLSDISFYRLWAFDGINLGIWRGISVEWVYPVGTMLPILLAALFGSYLYQLAWLLLFTGLNLIAVLVLTRAKNNQGYFAAYWWLGATAILGTVAVGRIDGLTAPMVIVGLLLLNARPYLASAVLSAATWIKVWPAAVLFAIVVASKQRFKAIIAGIAVTAVVVAIVLAGGGAKYLLGFLGAQGDRGMQLEAPFTTPGLWQAIFNQNGTYVFEDKIINTREVRGGMSDVVGAVMNPLLAISAIVVVILLLWALRRGAPAQQLILAGSLSLVCAFIVFNKVGSPQFQLWLAAIVAVGLYYGKKEWRFPGFLMLAIAVLTTLVYPIFYVQLYELNPWIAIILSLRNVALFVLFGWAIREVITLARRGGVRAVKAAK from the coding sequence TTGTCAGTATCGCTTAGCACCAGATTCCACCAGCCGCGCTCACTTTGGCTGACCTTTGGCGTGCTTCATTTGCTCATACTGATTTTGTTGCTACCGCTTATTGTTAGCGGCCAAGTTCTGAGCGATATTAGCTTTTATCGGCTCTGGGCTTTTGATGGCATTAACCTTGGGATCTGGCGCGGAATCTCGGTTGAATGGGTCTACCCAGTTGGCACAATGTTGCCTATCCTGCTGGCTGCCTTATTCGGCTCGTACCTTTACCAGCTTGCCTGGCTCCTACTGTTTACCGGGCTGAACTTGATCGCAGTCTTGGTGTTAACTCGCGCAAAGAACAATCAGGGCTACTTCGCCGCGTATTGGTGGCTCGGCGCCACGGCAATTTTGGGTACGGTCGCCGTCGGACGAATTGATGGTCTCACCGCGCCCATGGTGATTGTGGGACTGCTTTTGCTCAATGCCAGGCCCTATCTTGCCTCTGCAGTGCTTAGCGCGGCGACCTGGATTAAAGTTTGGCCTGCTGCGGTGCTCTTTGCGATCGTGGTCGCCAGTAAACAGCGGTTCAAAGCCATTATTGCCGGAATCGCCGTGACCGCCGTCGTCGTTGCGATCGTGCTAGCCGGTGGTGGGGCAAAGTATTTGCTGGGCTTCCTTGGTGCCCAAGGTGACCGTGGCATGCAACTTGAAGCGCCGTTCACTACCCCGGGGCTTTGGCAGGCAATCTTCAATCAAAACGGCACTTACGTTTTCGAAGACAAGATCATCAACACCCGTGAAGTTCGCGGTGGCATGAGTGACGTTGTTGGCGCCGTGATGAATCCCTTGCTCGCGATTTCGGCAATCGTGGTAGTGATTCTGTTGCTCTGGGCATTACGTCGCGGGGCACCCGCGCAGCAACTAATTTTGGCGGGCTCACTTTCCTTGGTCTGCGCCTTCATTGTTTTCAACAAAGTCGGGTCGCCGCAGTTCCAACTTTGGCTGGCTGCTATCGTTGCCGTCGGACTTTACTATGGCAAGAAGGAATGGCGCTTTCCCGGTTTCCTCATGCTGGCAATCGCGGTTCTTACAACGTTGGTCTACCCAATATTTTATGTTCAGCTCTATGAGCTGAATCCTTGGATAGCGATCATCTTGTCGCTTCGAAACGTTGCGCTCTTTGTCTTGTTCGGCTGGGCCATCCGGGAAGTGATTACGCTTGCCCGCCGCGGCGGCGTTCGGGCGGTCAAAGCCGCTAAATAA